The following are encoded together in the Drosophila takahashii strain IR98-3 E-12201 chromosome X, DtakHiC1v2, whole genome shotgun sequence genome:
- the bif gene encoding serine-rich adhesin for platelets isoform X2 yields MESQKRPSLHLLTDVPAGSAAGGAGPAGSAAEMSPTSGFLPDMPQWKKDLIQRRKTNVARTQAASIASPTDGSCGALAEATAAPGAIADSTEPATIISTSQKRNMIGSEEKCEKSSISNTNSNSTGGHHSVVAVSLSPEAATTNVTVTPIPKQRSSLLLNTRSQEKEGEREILAESAERERETESEREQPAAVVVVVGSGRCGEVETGTTGAAATSSPSSSSANQNPNPNHLKTKCKPGQSVAEGKPSAKETTISISSESTTKSCSKTKSISDKLQSNKFIIQQQQQQQQQQQQLSPTKVTVKPTMVAMQEMKKTTKQNGQHRHLTAKIGTASGPGGVDVDSQSPNPIPDSLDTGEDLSYGPGIVSKLRCRYLSLALRESRQQSSKQRLQRSTSLNTLLDRDDDEVDVEVEPEVVASSQVRAKSTPPPILGAKPTGKPNRQDNQQQQQQRPVSLGANGGSAAVNPPLTSEDAQPGQVIANGSANRSRHFKRGNEVMKRARSVEALLCEKSPWNSQRISTAGTPSPTAIKANVAPSPVVTSPTCVTIEDKIHNARERLHSGTDTAPPKRLTSIIDDTERPPPDLVKQTLKMFEASANRRPRAAHRSNGVGGVASKVASYKSIIKDQATPPPSSGFASSTPLRNPHHVHPDIIPRQVDSPVSALSLMMRRMELQDPETPERDTTPQSEAPSETERNDRDEGDVDGEGDGEGDDDSPNNNDDHDDDSSDNNEQCDKMGAAAGGGGDKPKPPAESAAGGAQRSFAASTENAHVASGSSSTSSTTTTVRKLNNNSSSSISDSSGPAVTKQIGVIRPLFNSQGAGSTPLTSREIEKNRINEMKKSTATEAGAGSGSGSATGSSPTASLDTVINTKEAASSETDASASPLWTLRKLRSSQSQGAGGGGGASGGSGPSSSHHSTENTSMVFNFSKSTKEVPDYIESDVVIYRRKRELPKPNEPGFVLLGDLSVETSTDTDYDDYSMCPPSPCDVEFENANIVIDGKSSIRQKAKDSSFRVQFNDTLTSTFEYPSEASMTIEDPPYADPFGHVSKHHQMLLAEQMHRLQHQQQLEQLELEQMHQLGLQEQHHHVTVDEIIELPTSTAGHGHGHGYRAGAAGGGPMLGNLPLDII; encoded by the exons ATGGAGTCACAGAAGCGGCCGTCGTTGCATTTACTCACGGATGTGCCAGCAGGATCggcagctggaggagctggACCTGCAGGATCTGCAGCTGAGATGTCGCCCACTTCCGGCTTCCTGCCAGACATGCCGCAGTGGAAGAAGGACCTCATCCAGCGGCGGAAAACGAACGTGGCCCGCACCCAGGCGGCGTCCATCGCCTCGCCCACCGATGGCAGTTGTGGGGCTTTGGCGGAAGCCACCGCCGCTCCAGGTGCAATTGCAG ATTCCACGGAACCGGCGACAATCATTAGCACTAGTCAAAAGAGAAATATGATCGGTTCAGAGGAAAAGTGTGAGAAATCTTCCATTTCCAAtaccaattccaattccactGGAGGTCATCACTCTGTTGTTGCCGTCTCCCTTTCGCCCgaagcggcaacaacaaatgtAACAGTAACACCAATACCAAAGCAGCGATCGAGTTTACTACTCAACACGAGAAGTCAGGAGAAGGAGGGAGAGCGCGAGATTCTAGCCGAGAGtgcggagagagagagagagacagagagcgaACGCGAACAGCCGGCTgccgtggtggtggtggtgggtaGCGGCCGGTGTGGTGAAGTTGAAACTGGCACaactggagcagcagcaacatcgtcgccgtcgtcgtcgtcagcAAATCAAAATCCAAACCCAAATCACTTGAAAACGAAATGCAAACCGGGACAGAGCGTTGCTGAGGGCAAGCCTTCAGCGAAAGAGAccaccatttccatttccagcgAAAGCACCACCAAGAGCTGCAGCAAGACGAAGAGTATTTCCGATAAATTGCAGAgcaacaagtttataattcagcaacagcagcagcagcagcagcaacaacagcaactgtCGCCCACAAAGGTAACGGTAAAACCGACAATGGTCGCCATGCAAGAGATGAAGAAGACAACCAAACAAAATGGCCAGCACCGCCACCTAACGGCCAAAATAGGCACTGCCAGCGGGCCAGGCGGCGTGGATGTGGATTCCCAATCGCCGAATCCCATTCCAGATTCCCTGGACACCGGCGAGGATCTGAGCTACGGGCCCGGCATTGTGTCCAAGCTGCGCTGCCGCTACCTCAGCCTGGCGCTCCGCGAGTCTCGCCAGCAGAGTAGCAAGCAACGCCTCCAGCGCTCCACCAGCCTGAATACTCTCCTGGAtcgcgacgacgacgaggtgGATGTGGAGGTGGAGCCCGAGGTGGTGGCCAGTAGTCAGGTGCGTGCCAAATCCACACCGCCACCGATTCTGGGTGCCAAACCGACCGGCAAACCCAACAGACAGGacaaccagcagcagcagcagcagcgtccGGTGAGCCTGGGCGCCAATGGAGGATCGGCAGCTGTTAACCCGCCCCTCACCTCGGAGGATGCCCAGCCAGGTCAGGTGATAGCCAACGGATCAGCCAATCGATCGCGTCACTTTAAGCGCGGCAACGAAGTGATGAAGCGGGCCCGCTCCGTGGAGGCCCTCCTCTGCGAGAAGTCGCCGTGGAACAGTCAGCGGATCAGCACCGCGGGAACACCTTCACCAACGGCCATCAAGGCCAACGTTGCCCCCTCACCTGTTGTCACCTCGCCCACCTGCGTCACCATCGAGGATAAGATCCACAATGCCCGCGAGCGGCTGCACAGCGGCACGGATACGGCGCCGCCCAAGCGGCTGACCTCGATTATCGACGACACCGAACGGCCGCCACCGGATCTGGTCAAGCAGACGCTCAAGATGTTCGAGGCGAGTGCCAATCGGCGACCGCGGGCCGCCCATCGTTCCAACGGCGTGGGCGGAGTGGCCAGCAAGGTGGCGAGCTACAAATCAATCATCAAGGATCAGGCCACGCCGCCGCCGTCGTCGGGCTTTGCCTCCTCGACGCCGCTCAGGAATCCGCATCATGTCCATCCCGATATAATACCCCGCCAGGTCGACTCGCCCGTTTCGGCGTTGAGTCTGATGATGCGTCGCATGGAGCTGCAGGATCCGGAGACGCCCGAAAGGGATACCACACCGCAGAGCGAGGCGCCAAGCGAGACTGAGCGAAACGATCGCGATGAAGGCGATGTCGATGGCGAGGGCGATGGCGAAGGCGATGACGACAGccccaacaacaacgacgATCACGACGACGACAGCAGCGACAACAATGAGCAATGCGATAAAATGGGCGCGGCggcaggcggcggcggcgataAGCCTAAGCCCCCAGCGGAATCGGCAGCGGGAGGCGCCCAGCGATCATTCGCTGCCTCGACGGAGAACGCGCATGTAGCCAGCGGGAGTAGCAGTACCAGCAGTACGACAACCACAGTGCGGAAgctcaacaacaacagcagcagcagcatcagcgaTTCCAGCGGACCAGCGGTGACCAAACAGATTGGTGTGATCCGGCCGCTGTTCAATAGCCAGGGAGCTGGGAGTACGCCACTGACGAGTCGCGAGATCGAGAAGAATCGCATCAATGAGATGAAGAAGTCGACGGCCACAGAAGCCGGtgcgggatcgggatcgggatccgCAACGGGATCCTCGCCCACCGCTAGTCTCGACACCGTGATAAACACCAAGGAGGCGGCCAGCAGCGAAACGGATGCCAGCGCCTCGCCACTGTGGACACTGCGCAAGCTGAGGAGCAGCCAGAGTCAGGGagccggcggcggaggaggagccagCGGGGGATCGGGACCCAGTTCCAGCCATCATTCCACGGAGAACACCTCGATGGTGTTCAACTTCTCCAAGAGCACCAAGGAAGTGCCCGACTACATCGAAAGCGACGTTGTGATTTACAGGCGCAAGCGGGAGCTGCCCAAG CCAAATGAGCCTGGCTTCGTGCTGCTGGGCGATCTCTCCGTGGAAACGTCAACGGACACGGACTATGACGACTACTCCATGTGCCCGCCATCGCCGTGCGATGTGGAGTTCGAGAATGCCAACATTGTGATCGACGGCAAGTCCAGCATACGCCAGAAAGCCAAAGATTCTTCG TTCCGCGTGCAGTTCAACGACACGCTGACGTCGACGTTTGAATACCCCTCCGAGGCATCGATGACCATCGAGGATCCGCCGTACGCCGATCCGTTCGGGCATGTGAGCAAGCACCACCAGATGCTGCTGGCGGAGCAGATGCACAGgctgcagcaccagcagcagctggagcaGCTGGAGCTGGAGCAGATGCACCAGCTGGGGCTGCAGGAGCAGCACCACCATGTGACCGTCGACGAGATCATCGAGCTGCCCACGTCGACGGCgggacatggacatggacatggatACAGGGCGGGGGCGGCGGGGGGCGGACCGATGCTGGGGAATTTACCGTTGG atattatttaa
- the bif gene encoding serine-rich adhesin for platelets isoform X1 gives MESQKRPSLHLLTDVPAGSAAGGAGPAGSAAEMSPTSGFLPDMPQWKKDLIQRRKTNVARTQAASIASPTDGSCGALAEATAAPGAIADSTEPATIISTSQKRNMIGSEEKCEKSSISNTNSNSTGGHHSVVAVSLSPEAATTNVTVTPIPKQRSSLLLNTRSQEKEGEREILAESAERERETESEREQPAAVVVVVGSGRCGEVETGTTGAAATSSPSSSSANQNPNPNHLKTKCKPGQSVAEGKPSAKETTISISSESTTKSCSKTKSISDKLQSNKFIIQQQQQQQQQQQQLSPTKVTVKPTMVAMQEMKKTTKQNGQHRHLTAKIGTASGPGGVDVDSQSPNPIPDSLDTGEDLSYGPGIVSKLRCRYLSLALRESRQQSSKQRLQRSTSLNTLLDRDDDEVDVEVEPEVVASSQVRAKSTPPPILGAKPTGKPNRQDNQQQQQQRPVSLGANGGSAAVNPPLTSEDAQPGQVIANGSANRSRHFKRGNEVMKRARSVEALLCEKSPWNSQRISTAGTPSPTAIKANVAPSPVVTSPTCVTIEDKIHNARERLHSGTDTAPPKRLTSIIDDTERPPPDLVKQTLKMFEASANRRPRAAHRSNGVGGVASKVASYKSIIKDQATPPPSSGFASSTPLRNPHHVHPDIIPRQVDSPVSALSLMMRRMELQDPETPERDTTPQSEAPSETERNDRDEGDVDGEGDGEGDDDSPNNNDDHDDDSSDNNEQCDKMGAAAGGGGDKPKPPAESAAGGAQRSFAASTENAHVASGSSSTSSTTTTVRKLNNNSSSSISDSSGPAVTKQIGVIRPLFNSQGAGSTPLTSREIEKNRINEMKKSTATEAGAGSGSGSATGSSPTASLDTVINTKEAASSETDASASPLWTLRKLRSSQSQGAGGGGGASGGSGPSSSHHSTENTSMVFNFSKSTKEVPDYIESDVVIYRRKRELPKPNEPGFVLLGDLSVETSTDTDYDDYSMCPPSPCDVEFENANIVIDGKSSIRQKAKDSSFRVQFNDTLTSTFEYPSEASMTIEDPPYADPFGHVSKHHQMLLAEQMHRLQHQQQLEQLELEQMHQLGLQEQHHHVTVDEIIELPTSTAGHGHGHGYRAGAAGGGPMLGNLPLGSKALGFYTPMKGVSPMDNLFQLGVTRYALPESSSSGSSNGSHSPSSNGSSPAGATAAAGGQLMFNGNGSIVGFGEGLIKGQQQEDSTAEAAATGAGGSTSAGDEDDYDHLTATPGAGVVYSEGTQKTDLLY, from the exons ATGGAGTCACAGAAGCGGCCGTCGTTGCATTTACTCACGGATGTGCCAGCAGGATCggcagctggaggagctggACCTGCAGGATCTGCAGCTGAGATGTCGCCCACTTCCGGCTTCCTGCCAGACATGCCGCAGTGGAAGAAGGACCTCATCCAGCGGCGGAAAACGAACGTGGCCCGCACCCAGGCGGCGTCCATCGCCTCGCCCACCGATGGCAGTTGTGGGGCTTTGGCGGAAGCCACCGCCGCTCCAGGTGCAATTGCAG ATTCCACGGAACCGGCGACAATCATTAGCACTAGTCAAAAGAGAAATATGATCGGTTCAGAGGAAAAGTGTGAGAAATCTTCCATTTCCAAtaccaattccaattccactGGAGGTCATCACTCTGTTGTTGCCGTCTCCCTTTCGCCCgaagcggcaacaacaaatgtAACAGTAACACCAATACCAAAGCAGCGATCGAGTTTACTACTCAACACGAGAAGTCAGGAGAAGGAGGGAGAGCGCGAGATTCTAGCCGAGAGtgcggagagagagagagagacagagagcgaACGCGAACAGCCGGCTgccgtggtggtggtggtgggtaGCGGCCGGTGTGGTGAAGTTGAAACTGGCACaactggagcagcagcaacatcgtcgccgtcgtcgtcgtcagcAAATCAAAATCCAAACCCAAATCACTTGAAAACGAAATGCAAACCGGGACAGAGCGTTGCTGAGGGCAAGCCTTCAGCGAAAGAGAccaccatttccatttccagcgAAAGCACCACCAAGAGCTGCAGCAAGACGAAGAGTATTTCCGATAAATTGCAGAgcaacaagtttataattcagcaacagcagcagcagcagcagcaacaacagcaactgtCGCCCACAAAGGTAACGGTAAAACCGACAATGGTCGCCATGCAAGAGATGAAGAAGACAACCAAACAAAATGGCCAGCACCGCCACCTAACGGCCAAAATAGGCACTGCCAGCGGGCCAGGCGGCGTGGATGTGGATTCCCAATCGCCGAATCCCATTCCAGATTCCCTGGACACCGGCGAGGATCTGAGCTACGGGCCCGGCATTGTGTCCAAGCTGCGCTGCCGCTACCTCAGCCTGGCGCTCCGCGAGTCTCGCCAGCAGAGTAGCAAGCAACGCCTCCAGCGCTCCACCAGCCTGAATACTCTCCTGGAtcgcgacgacgacgaggtgGATGTGGAGGTGGAGCCCGAGGTGGTGGCCAGTAGTCAGGTGCGTGCCAAATCCACACCGCCACCGATTCTGGGTGCCAAACCGACCGGCAAACCCAACAGACAGGacaaccagcagcagcagcagcagcgtccGGTGAGCCTGGGCGCCAATGGAGGATCGGCAGCTGTTAACCCGCCCCTCACCTCGGAGGATGCCCAGCCAGGTCAGGTGATAGCCAACGGATCAGCCAATCGATCGCGTCACTTTAAGCGCGGCAACGAAGTGATGAAGCGGGCCCGCTCCGTGGAGGCCCTCCTCTGCGAGAAGTCGCCGTGGAACAGTCAGCGGATCAGCACCGCGGGAACACCTTCACCAACGGCCATCAAGGCCAACGTTGCCCCCTCACCTGTTGTCACCTCGCCCACCTGCGTCACCATCGAGGATAAGATCCACAATGCCCGCGAGCGGCTGCACAGCGGCACGGATACGGCGCCGCCCAAGCGGCTGACCTCGATTATCGACGACACCGAACGGCCGCCACCGGATCTGGTCAAGCAGACGCTCAAGATGTTCGAGGCGAGTGCCAATCGGCGACCGCGGGCCGCCCATCGTTCCAACGGCGTGGGCGGAGTGGCCAGCAAGGTGGCGAGCTACAAATCAATCATCAAGGATCAGGCCACGCCGCCGCCGTCGTCGGGCTTTGCCTCCTCGACGCCGCTCAGGAATCCGCATCATGTCCATCCCGATATAATACCCCGCCAGGTCGACTCGCCCGTTTCGGCGTTGAGTCTGATGATGCGTCGCATGGAGCTGCAGGATCCGGAGACGCCCGAAAGGGATACCACACCGCAGAGCGAGGCGCCAAGCGAGACTGAGCGAAACGATCGCGATGAAGGCGATGTCGATGGCGAGGGCGATGGCGAAGGCGATGACGACAGccccaacaacaacgacgATCACGACGACGACAGCAGCGACAACAATGAGCAATGCGATAAAATGGGCGCGGCggcaggcggcggcggcgataAGCCTAAGCCCCCAGCGGAATCGGCAGCGGGAGGCGCCCAGCGATCATTCGCTGCCTCGACGGAGAACGCGCATGTAGCCAGCGGGAGTAGCAGTACCAGCAGTACGACAACCACAGTGCGGAAgctcaacaacaacagcagcagcagcatcagcgaTTCCAGCGGACCAGCGGTGACCAAACAGATTGGTGTGATCCGGCCGCTGTTCAATAGCCAGGGAGCTGGGAGTACGCCACTGACGAGTCGCGAGATCGAGAAGAATCGCATCAATGAGATGAAGAAGTCGACGGCCACAGAAGCCGGtgcgggatcgggatcgggatccgCAACGGGATCCTCGCCCACCGCTAGTCTCGACACCGTGATAAACACCAAGGAGGCGGCCAGCAGCGAAACGGATGCCAGCGCCTCGCCACTGTGGACACTGCGCAAGCTGAGGAGCAGCCAGAGTCAGGGagccggcggcggaggaggagccagCGGGGGATCGGGACCCAGTTCCAGCCATCATTCCACGGAGAACACCTCGATGGTGTTCAACTTCTCCAAGAGCACCAAGGAAGTGCCCGACTACATCGAAAGCGACGTTGTGATTTACAGGCGCAAGCGGGAGCTGCCCAAG CCAAATGAGCCTGGCTTCGTGCTGCTGGGCGATCTCTCCGTGGAAACGTCAACGGACACGGACTATGACGACTACTCCATGTGCCCGCCATCGCCGTGCGATGTGGAGTTCGAGAATGCCAACATTGTGATCGACGGCAAGTCCAGCATACGCCAGAAAGCCAAAGATTCTTCG TTCCGCGTGCAGTTCAACGACACGCTGACGTCGACGTTTGAATACCCCTCCGAGGCATCGATGACCATCGAGGATCCGCCGTACGCCGATCCGTTCGGGCATGTGAGCAAGCACCACCAGATGCTGCTGGCGGAGCAGATGCACAGgctgcagcaccagcagcagctggagcaGCTGGAGCTGGAGCAGATGCACCAGCTGGGGCTGCAGGAGCAGCACCACCATGTGACCGTCGACGAGATCATCGAGCTGCCCACGTCGACGGCgggacatggacatggacatggatACAGGGCGGGGGCGGCGGGGGGCGGACCGATGCTGGGGAATTTACCGTTGG GCTCCAAGGCTCTGGGCTTCTACACGCCCATGAAGGGCGTCTCGCCGATGGACAACCTCTTCCAGCTGGGCGTCACCCGGTACGCTTTGCccgagagcagcagcagtgggAGCAGCAACGGCAGCCACAGTCCGAGCAGCAACGGGAGCAGTCCGGCCGGAGCtaccgccgccgccggcggCCAGCTGATGTTCAACGGGAACGGCAGCATCGTGGGCTTCGGCGAGGGACTGATCAAggggcagcagcaggaagACTCAACGGCGGAAGCAGCGGCGACGGGAGCAGGTGGCTCCACCTCGGCCGGGGACGAGGATGACTATGACCATCTGACGGCGACGCCGGGCGCGGGAGTTGTGTACAGCGAGGGTACACAGAAGACGGATCTGCTGTATTAA